The following coding sequences are from one Molothrus aeneus isolate 106 chromosome Z, BPBGC_Maene_1.0, whole genome shotgun sequence window:
- the ACO1 gene encoding cytoplasmic aconitate hydratase, with protein sequence MSNPFVQIVEPLDPKQPLKKFFNLSKLEDVRYAHLPFSIRILLEAAIRNCDEFLVKKEDVENILNWKVMQHKNVEVPFKPARVILQDFTGVPAVVDFAAMRDAVKKLGGDPEKINPICPADLVIDHSIQVDFNRQPDSLQKNQELEFERNKERFEFLKWGSQAFKNLRIIPPGSGIIHQVNLEYLARVVMDQDGYYYPDSVVGTDSHTTMIDGLGVLGWGVGGIEAEAVMLGQPISMVLPEVVGYKLVGNPQPLVTSTDIVLTITKHLRQVGVVGKFVEFFGPGVAQLSIADRATIANMCPEYGATAAYFPVDDISIGYLVQTGRDKEKVMCTKRYLEAVGMLRDFTNSSQDPDFTQVVELDLHTVVPCCSGPKRPQDKVAVSDMKKDFETCLGAKQGFKGFQIAPDRHNSIVKFNFEGHDFELAHGSVVIAAITSCTNTSNPSVMLGAGLLAKKAVEAGLTVKPYIKTSLSPGSGVVTYYLRESGVMRYLSQLGFDVVGYGCMTCIGNSGPLPESVVEAITQGDLVAVGVLSGNRNFEGRVHPNTRANYLASPPLVIAYAIAGTIRIDFEKEPLGINASGKKIFLKDIWPTRNEIQAVERQFVIPGMFKEVYEKIETVNKAWNALDAPSDKLYTWNPKSTYIKSPPFFDGLTLALQTPKTVEGAYVLLSFGDSVTTDHISPAGNIARNSPAARYLTSRGLTPREFNSYGSRRGNDAVMARGTFANIRLVNKFIDKQGPQTIHFPSGETLDVFDAAERYKQAGHPLIVLAGKEYGAGSSRDWAAKGPFLLGVKAVLAESYERIHRSNLVGMGVIPLQYLPGEDAGTLGLTGRERYTIIIPENLKPQMNVQIKLDTGKTFNAIMRFDTDVELTYFHNGGILNYMIRKMAS encoded by the exons ATGAGCAACCCTTTCGTACAGATTGTGGAGCCACTGGACCCAAAACAGCCtctgaagaaattctttaatCTGAGCAAATTGGAAGATGTGAGATATG CTCACCTGCCATTTTCCATTCGAATCCTCCTGGAAGCAGCGATCCGTAACTGTGATGAGTTCCTAGTGAAGAAAGAAGATGTTGAGAATATTCTCAACTGGAAAGTGATGCAACACAAGAATGTTGAAGTACCATTTAAGCCTGCAAGAGTTATTCTGCAAGACTTCAC TGGGGTGCCTGCTGTGGTTGACTTTGCTGCAATGCGTGATGCTGTGAAGAAACTTGGTGGGGaccctgaaaaaataaatcctatCTGTCCTGCTGATCTCGTGATAGATCACTCCATCCAGGTGGATTTTAACAGGca GCCAGACAGCTTGCAAAAAAatcaggagctggaatttgaaAGGAACAAAGAAAGATTTGAATTCTTAAAG TGGGGCTCTCAAGCTTTTAAAAACTTGAGGATTATTCCACCGGGCTCTGGGATCATCCACCAAGTGAACCTGGAGTACTTGGCAAGAGTGGTGATGGATCAGGATGGCTACTACTATCCAGACAGCGTGGTTGGCACTGACTCACACACCACCATGATAGATGGCTTGGGGGTGCTTGGCTGGG GTGTGGGTGGCATTGAAGCAGAAGCAGTGATGTTGGGACAGCCGATCAGCATGGTGCTTCCTGAGGTGGTTGGCTATAAGCTGGTAGGAAACCCTCAACCACTGGTAACATCCACTGACATTGTGCTCACCATTACCAAG CATCTTCGTCAAGTTGGAGTAGTGGGTAaatttgtggagttttttggtCCTGGTGTTGCCCAGCTGTCGATTGCTGACCGAGCCACCATTGCCAATATGTGTCCAGAGTATGGAGCAACAGCTGCCTATTTTCCAGTGGATGATATTAGCATTGGGTACCTGGTACAAACTG GCCGTGACAAAGAGAAGGTTATGTGCACAAAAAGGTATCTTGAGGCTGTGGGAATGCTAAGAGATTTCACAAACTCTTCTCAGGATCCAGACTTCACACAG GTGGTTGAGTTGGATCTCCATACTGTTGTGCCTTGCTGCAGTGGACCAAAAAGACCTCAGGACAAAGTTGCTGTGTCAGATATGAAAAAGGACTTTGAGACTTGTCTGGGAGCCAAG CAAGGATTCAAGGGATTCCAGATTGCACCAGACCGACACAACAGCATagtgaaatttaattttgaggGCCATGACTTCGAGCTTGCTCATGGTTCAGTAGTGATTGCTGCCATTACAAGCTGTACAAACACCAGTAATCCCTCAGTTATGTTGGGTGCAG GATTACTTGCCAAGAAAGCTGTTGAAGCTGGTTTGACAGTGAAGCCGTACATTAAAACTAGCCTGTCCCCAGGAAGCGGAGTTGTCACTTACTATCTGAGGGAGAGTGGAGTTATGCGTTACCTTTCACAGCTAGG gTTTGATGTGGTGGGTTATGGCTGTATGACATGTATTGGCAATAGTGGACCCCTACCAGAGTCTGTTGTTGAGGCCATTACACAG GGAGACCTTGTGGCAGTGGGTGTGTTGTCTGGCAATAGGAATTTTGAAGGGCGTGTCCATCCCAACACCCGTGCTAACTACCTGGCCTCCCCACCGCTGGTGATAGCCTATGCAATTGCAGGGACCATCCGGATCGACTTTGAGAAAGAGCCTTTAG GAATAAATGCTTCGGGGAAGAAGATTTTCCTGAAAGATATCTGGCCAACAAGAAATGAGATTCAGGCTGTTGAGCGTCAATTTGTTATTCCTGGGATGTTCAAGGAGGTCTACGAAAAAATAGAG ACAGTAAACAAAGCTTGGAATGCCTTAGATGCTCCTTCAGATAAACTGTATACTTGGAATCCCAAGTCTACTTATATCAAGTCTCCTCCTTTCTTTGATGGTCTG ACTTTGGCTCTTCAGACCCCGAAAACAGTAGAAGGTGCTTATGTCCTGTTGAGTTTTGGGGATTCTGTAACAACTGACCACATATCTCCAGCTGGGAACATAGCAAGAAATAGTCCTGCAGCCCGTTATTTGACCAGCAGAGG CTTGACTCCTCGAGAGTTCAATTCTTATGGCTCCCGCAGAGGGAATGATGCTGTCATGGCCAGAGGGACATTTGCAAACATTCGCTTGGTAAACAAGTTTATTGATAAACAAGGACCTCAGACAATCCACTTCCCTTCTGGGGAAACT CTGGACGTGTTTGATGCTGCAGAAAGATACAAGCAGGCTGGTCATCCTCTGATTGTGCTGGCTGGGAAGGAATATGGTGCAGGAAGCTCCAGAGACTGGGCTGCTAAAGGACCATTCCTCTTG GGTGTCAAGGCTGTGCTTGCTGAAAGCTATGAGAGAATTCATAGAAGCAACCTAGTAGGAATGGGAGTGATTCCTCTGCAGTATTTACCTGGAGAGGATGCAGGAACTTTAGGACTCACTGGACGGGAGCGTTACACTATTATCATTCCTGAAAACCTAAAACCACAGATGAATGTCCAGATTAAG CTGGACACTGGGAAAACCTTTAATGCCATCATGAGATTTGACACTGATGTGGAGCTCACTTACTTCCACAATGGCGGCATTCTGAACTACATGATCCGGAAAATGGCATCCTAA